In one window of Lewinella sp. 4G2 DNA:
- a CDS encoding YheT family hydrolase has protein sequence MTGLRGHYQTIVPNLFRKVPVNYRRERIDTPDGDFLDLDWLDQSAASKLVILSHGLEGDSSRVYVASAARFFHERGWEVLAWNCRSCSGEMNRTPRLYSHGQSEDVETVVNHALRDDRYEQVTMIGYSMGGNLTLKYLGTLGDRVPAVITHGIAFSAPVFIEHSADSLDHPGNWVYRRKFKRSLFAKIMAKEAQFPGRVNAADISKVKRWRDFDRYFSARIGGFDNVDDYYAYLSSGNFLAGTTTPVLIVNAKNDPIVPPACSPRELAATHPLVQLEEPALGGHVGFALRGKPYNGMDVRALAFIEGREP, from the coding sequence ATGACCGGGCTCAGAGGGCATTATCAAACCATCGTCCCCAACCTCTTCCGCAAAGTGCCGGTCAACTACCGGCGGGAACGGATCGATACACCGGACGGAGATTTTCTCGATCTGGACTGGCTGGACCAATCCGCCGCCAGCAAATTGGTCATCCTTTCGCACGGCTTGGAGGGGGACAGCAGCCGCGTCTACGTCGCCAGCGCGGCTCGGTTCTTCCACGAGCGGGGGTGGGAAGTCTTGGCATGGAACTGCCGCAGTTGCTCCGGCGAAATGAACCGCACCCCGCGGCTGTACAGCCACGGGCAATCGGAGGACGTCGAAACCGTCGTCAACCATGCGCTGCGAGATGATCGTTACGAGCAGGTAACCATGATCGGCTACAGCATGGGGGGCAACCTCACGCTAAAATATTTGGGCACGCTGGGAGACCGCGTCCCCGCCGTCATCACCCACGGTATTGCCTTTTCGGCGCCTGTTTTCATCGAGCACAGCGCAGATAGCCTGGACCACCCCGGTAATTGGGTGTACAGACGGAAATTCAAGCGGTCACTCTTTGCGAAGATCATGGCCAAGGAAGCCCAATTCCCCGGCCGCGTCAACGCTGCGGACATCTCCAAAGTGAAGCGCTGGCGGGATTTTGACCGTTATTTTTCCGCGCGCATCGGTGGTTTCGATAACGTGGACGATTACTACGCCTACCTCTCCTCCGGCAACTTCCTGGCGGGGACTACGACGCCGGTCCTGATCGTCAACGCCAAGAACGACCCCATCGTACCGCCCGCCTGCTCACCGCGGGAATTAGCGGCGACGCATCCGCTCGTCCAATTGGAGGAACCCGCACTGGGTGGTCACGTTGGCTTCGCGCTGCGCGGCAAACCGTATAATGGCATGGACGTACGGGCGCTTGCCTTCATCGAGGGACGCGAACCCTAG